The following proteins come from a genomic window of Pseudomonas syringae:
- a CDS encoding response regulator transcription factor — protein MNSVFIIDDHPVIRLAVRMLLENENYEVVGETDNGVDAMQMVRECMPDLIILDISIPKLDGLEVLARFNTMGLPSKILVLTSQTPNLFAIRCMQSGASGYVCKQEDLSELLSSVKAVLSGYNYFPSQALACAVREDGNPSELELFKLVNDRELMVLQLFAQGRSNKEIAKGMFLSNKTVSTYKTRLMQKLKTKTLVDLIEMAKRNALV, from the coding sequence ATGAACTCAGTCTTTATCATTGATGACCACCCGGTTATCCGGCTGGCTGTAAGAATGCTGCTGGAGAACGAAAACTATGAGGTGGTAGGCGAAACCGACAACGGTGTCGACGCAATGCAAATGGTTCGCGAATGCATGCCCGACCTGATCATCCTCGATATCAGCATTCCCAAGCTCGATGGCCTTGAAGTACTGGCCCGCTTCAACACCATGGGCCTGCCCTCGAAAATTCTCGTGCTCACCTCGCAAACGCCCAACCTGTTCGCCATTCGCTGCATGCAGTCCGGGGCTTCCGGCTACGTATGCAAGCAGGAAGACCTGAGCGAACTGCTCAGTTCGGTGAAAGCTGTATTATCCGGCTACAATTACTTTCCCAGTCAGGCATTGGCGTGCGCCGTTCGTGAAGATGGAAATCCTAGCGAGCTCGAGCTGTTCAAGTTGGTTAATGATCGCGAACTGATGGTATTGCAGTTGTTCGCGCAGGGTCGTTCCAACAAGGAAATAGCCAAAGGCATGTTTCTGAGCAACAAGACGGTCAGTACTTACAAAACCCGTCTTATGCAAAAACTGAAAACAAAAACCTTGGTAGACCTTATCGAGATGGCGAAACGTAACGCGCTAGTGTGA
- a CDS encoding response regulator — MSRNNLRILLVEDHPFQLIATEVLLNNQGYFLLTPALTAADAMNAMQRSPAPYDLLLCDQCLPDLSGLELIDQALRHGLARQAILLSGLPDAQLENLQKSALKRNLPLLGYLRKPLHGPDLSRLLETQSVQD, encoded by the coding sequence ATGTCCAGAAACAATCTGCGCATCCTGCTGGTGGAGGATCACCCCTTCCAATTGATCGCCACAGAAGTCCTGCTCAACAATCAGGGCTACTTTCTGCTGACACCGGCCCTCACTGCAGCAGACGCCATGAACGCCATGCAGCGTAGCCCCGCACCCTACGACCTGCTGCTGTGTGACCAGTGCCTGCCCGATCTGAGCGGCCTTGAACTCATTGATCAGGCCCTGCGCCACGGTCTGGCACGTCAGGCGATTCTGCTCAGCGGCCTGCCCGATGCGCAGCTTGAGAACCTGCAGAAATCAGCCCTGAAACGTAACCTGCCGCTGCTCGGTTATCTGCGCAAGCCCTTGCACGGTCCCGACCTGAGTCGCCTGCTCGAAACGCAATCCGTTCAGGACTGA
- a CDS encoding deoxyguanosinetriphosphate triphosphohydrolase: MDWQTLLNRERLGKTLHSPEELGRSPFHKDHDRIIFSGAFRRLGRKTQVHPVTSNDHIHTRLTHSLEVSCVGRSLGMRVGETLRSALPDWCDPSDLGMVVQSACLAHDIGNPPFGHSGEDAIRNWFNQAAGRGWLDAMSDTERNDFLNFEGNAQGFRVLTQLEYHQFDGGTRLTYATLGTYLKYPWTARHADSLGYKKHKFGCYQSELPILEQIAGKLGLPQLEEQRWARHPLVYLMEAADDICYALIDLEDGLEMELLDYAEVESLLLGLVGDDLPETYRQLGPGDSRRRKLAILRGKAIEHLTNAAARAFVEQQDALLAGTLPGDLVEHMHGPAKRCVLSAKDMARKKIFQDKRKTLHEIGAYTTLEILLNAFCGAALEQFGGRTPSFKHRRILDLLGNSAPDPKAPLHASFLRMIDFIAGMTDSYASEMAREMTGRSGQI, from the coding sequence TTGGATTGGCAGACCCTGCTTAACCGCGAACGACTTGGCAAAACCCTGCACAGTCCCGAAGAACTGGGGCGCAGCCCGTTTCACAAGGACCACGACCGCATCATCTTTTCCGGCGCCTTTCGCCGTCTGGGCCGCAAGACCCAGGTCCATCCGGTGACCAGCAACGATCACATTCACACGCGCCTTACCCATTCGCTGGAAGTCAGCTGCGTCGGCCGCTCGCTGGGCATGCGCGTAGGTGAAACCCTGCGCTCTGCCCTGCCCGACTGGTGCGACCCCAGCGATCTGGGCATGGTGGTGCAATCAGCCTGCCTGGCCCATGACATCGGCAACCCGCCGTTTGGCCATTCGGGCGAAGACGCGATCCGCAACTGGTTCAATCAGGCTGCCGGGCGCGGCTGGCTGGATGCGATGAGCGATACCGAGCGCAACGACTTCCTCAATTTCGAAGGCAACGCTCAGGGGTTCAGGGTTCTGACCCAGCTTGAATATCACCAGTTCGACGGCGGCACGCGCCTGACCTACGCCACACTGGGCACCTACCTCAAATACCCGTGGACCGCCCGGCATGCTGATTCGCTGGGCTATAAGAAGCACAAGTTCGGCTGCTATCAGAGCGAATTGCCGATCCTCGAACAGATCGCCGGCAAGCTCGGTCTGCCGCAACTTGAAGAGCAGCGCTGGGCGCGGCATCCACTGGTTTACCTGATGGAAGCCGCAGACGACATCTGCTACGCGCTGATCGATCTGGAAGACGGGCTGGAGATGGAGCTGCTGGACTACGCAGAAGTAGAGTCGCTGCTGCTGGGGCTGGTCGGCGATGACCTGCCGGAAACCTATCGCCAGCTCGGACCGGGCGACTCCCGACGCCGCAAGCTGGCGATCCTGCGCGGCAAGGCCATCGAGCACCTGACCAACGCCGCAGCCAGGGCTTTTGTCGAACAACAGGATGCCCTGCTCGCCGGCACCCTGCCAGGCGATCTGGTCGAACACATGCACGGGCCAGCCAAACGCTGCGTCTTGAGCGCCAAGGACATGGCGCGCAAGAAAATATTCCAGGACAAGCGCAAGACGCTGCATGAAATCGGTGCCTATACCACGCTGGAAATACTGCTCAACGCGTTTTGCGGTGCCGCGCTCGAACAGTTTGGCGGCAGGACACCCTCGTTCAAGCATCGACGGATTCTCGACCTGCTGGGCAACAGCGCGCCGGACCCGAAAGCGCCGCTGCATGCCTCGTTCCTGCGCATGATCGACTTCATCGCCGGAATGACCGACAGCTACGCCAGCGAAATGGCCAGAGAAATGACCGGACGCTCAGGACAGATATAG
- a CDS encoding phage holin family protein produces the protein MTLGTESAPPEGTPGSSPRRLGAAFLGLLHTHVELFGIELQEQKARTVSLLLFAGLALVFGLLLLTGLSALLLIVLWDSYRLAGIIGLCTFYFLAAIFCGLRLKSAIFDESSPFHATLEELANDRERLMP, from the coding sequence ATGACTCTTGGAACGGAATCAGCACCGCCCGAGGGAACTCCGGGCTCTTCACCGCGGCGTCTCGGCGCTGCTTTCCTTGGCCTGTTGCACACCCATGTCGAACTGTTCGGCATCGAGTTGCAGGAGCAAAAAGCGCGAACCGTCAGCCTGCTCCTGTTTGCCGGGCTGGCACTGGTTTTCGGCCTGCTGCTGCTGACCGGACTCTCGGCCTTGCTGCTGATCGTTCTGTGGGACAGTTATCGACTGGCCGGGATTATCGGCCTGTGTACGTTCTACTTTCTGGCCGCCATCTTCTGCGGATTGCGCCTGAAGTCAGCTATTTTCGATGAGTCGTCACCGTTTCACGCGACCCTTGAAGAACTGGCCAATGACCGTGAGCGATTGATGCCATGA
- a CDS encoding DUF883 family protein: MARETAQNAQEILRADFQVLVADTEKLLAHTASLAGDQADELRAQIRESLLRAKETLKTTEDSLRERGEAAVVATEDYVQNNPWQSVGIAAGVGFLIGLLATRR; the protein is encoded by the coding sequence ATGGCTCGCGAAACCGCACAGAATGCTCAGGAAATCCTGAGAGCCGACTTTCAGGTACTGGTTGCCGACACTGAGAAACTGCTGGCGCACACGGCGTCTCTGGCAGGTGATCAGGCTGACGAACTGCGTGCTCAGATCCGTGAAAGCCTGCTGCGTGCCAAAGAGACGCTGAAGACCACCGAAGACTCGCTGCGCGAGCGCGGCGAAGCAGCAGTCGTCGCTACCGAAGATTACGTTCAGAACAACCCTTGGCAGTCGGTCGGTATCGCTGCCGGTGTCGGTTTTCTGATCGGTCTGCTGGCTACAAGGCGCTAA
- a CDS encoding acyltransferase family protein, which yields MERLYSLQGLRGVAVLGVVLFHMMSVESKFSGGDILLPPLLDFFQLGVDLFFVISGFVMVIVSRGRFQSSVEAQRFLFNRLSRIYPTYWLYFFITLAVYLVQPGMVNSGHGSSNLLMSFLLLPNDKVLLVMVAWSLLFELWFYVVFSGLLLFRERLLPSLLGIWALVIIVFNALADWQDYSSALKIILHPYSLEFIIGAALALFFYGRHSARLPTVAVYALLGAGLLPGIALIGYYRLYDSQGLARMLLVGSVFGVLVLTLALLERRKRLSVPGALVVVGDMSYTIYLSHLLVLGVIGRIWSLVGAWPESYLDNLLFALLMMAAAICYGWVGYRCFEKPVLDRANAFSKRHFRANSARAGA from the coding sequence ATGGAGCGGCTGTATTCCCTGCAAGGTCTCAGGGGCGTTGCAGTCCTTGGCGTGGTGCTGTTTCACATGATGTCGGTAGAGAGCAAGTTTTCCGGCGGCGATATTCTGCTGCCGCCGCTGCTCGATTTTTTCCAGCTGGGTGTCGATCTGTTCTTTGTCATCAGCGGGTTCGTGATGGTGATTGTCAGCCGCGGCCGTTTCCAGAGCAGCGTAGAGGCGCAACGCTTTCTGTTCAACAGGCTGTCACGGATCTACCCCACGTACTGGCTGTATTTCTTTATTACCCTTGCGGTCTATCTGGTGCAGCCAGGCATGGTCAACAGCGGACATGGCTCGTCCAACCTGCTCATGTCGTTCCTGTTGCTGCCCAACGACAAAGTGCTGTTGGTGATGGTTGCCTGGTCGCTTTTGTTCGAGCTGTGGTTCTACGTGGTGTTCTCCGGCTTGCTGCTGTTTCGCGAGCGGCTTTTGCCATCGCTGCTGGGCATCTGGGCGCTGGTCATCATCGTCTTCAACGCGCTGGCCGACTGGCAGGACTATTCGTCCGCGCTGAAAATCATTCTCCACCCTTACTCGCTGGAATTCATCATTGGCGCGGCGCTGGCGCTGTTCTTCTATGGTCGGCACAGCGCGCGCCTGCCGACCGTAGCCGTTTATGCCTTGCTGGGCGCGGGGTTGCTGCCGGGTATCGCGCTGATTGGCTATTACCGGCTGTATGACAGTCAGGGGCTGGCGCGCATGTTGCTGGTGGGTAGCGTATTCGGTGTGCTGGTGCTGACCCTGGCATTGCTGGAACGGCGCAAACGGCTTTCGGTGCCTGGCGCTCTGGTGGTCGTGGGTGACATGTCCTACACCATCTATCTGTCTCACCTGCTTGTACTGGGTGTTATCGGCCGAATCTGGAGCCTGGTCGGCGCATGGCCCGAAAGCTATCTGGATAATCTGTTGTTTGCCCTGCTGATGATGGCAGCAGCGATCTGCTATGGCTGGGTCGGTTATCGCTGTTTCGAGAAGCCGGTACTGGACCGCGCCAATGCGTTCAGCAAGCGGCACTTCAGGGCGAATTCGGCAAGGGCAGGGGCATAG
- a CDS encoding glutaredoxin family protein: MPPECQLFGTPGCQLCEIAEAVLLPFAIEHGLMLELIDISEDEQLFERYELCIPVLRRVDTGEELEWPFDAPQVASFLSR, encoded by the coding sequence ATGCCACCCGAATGCCAGCTGTTCGGAACCCCGGGATGTCAGCTGTGCGAGATCGCCGAAGCGGTGTTGCTGCCGTTTGCGATCGAGCATGGCCTGATGCTTGAACTGATCGACATCAGCGAGGATGAGCAGCTCTTCGAGCGCTACGAGCTGTGCATCCCTGTGCTGCGTCGTGTCGACACCGGGGAAGAGCTGGAATGGCCTTTTGACGCGCCACAGGTGGCGTCATTCCTGAGCCGTTGA
- the pcaQ gene encoding pca operon transcription factor PcaQ, with product MNIDTRIKFRHLVCFLEVARQGSLARASDVLSISQPALSKSIKELETLLATTLFVRSKSGAALTEAGVAFMRFAGPSVQALREGVSSLRSGEHDTVTARLGVLSTAESLLVPEVINRLHERHPALIVSVMTGPSAWLLSQLRVGELDLVVGRMTDSPQIQGLVFEHLYNESMTLVVRSDHPLLAAPLKRESLEQFPLVLPLAGTTIRKFADSLFVQCGIQMPRQRLETLSLTLSRRYVQCSNAIWIAPLDAVSLELKGGTLVELDMGIREPGGSVGLCSNPALPLTRAAQWCVDELRSVGEAYRGDQYP from the coding sequence TTGAATATCGATACCCGGATCAAATTCCGCCATCTGGTGTGCTTCCTCGAAGTGGCGCGTCAGGGCAGTCTGGCGCGCGCGTCGGACGTGTTGTCGATCAGCCAGCCGGCCCTGTCCAAAAGCATCAAGGAATTGGAAACCCTGCTGGCGACTACGCTCTTTGTGCGCAGCAAGAGTGGTGCTGCACTCACCGAAGCAGGCGTCGCGTTCATGCGTTTCGCCGGGCCGAGTGTTCAGGCGCTGCGGGAAGGCGTCAGCAGCCTGCGTTCCGGCGAGCATGACACGGTGACCGCGCGGCTCGGCGTGTTGTCCACGGCCGAAAGTCTGCTGGTGCCGGAGGTGATCAATCGCCTGCATGAACGGCACCCGGCGCTGATCGTCAGCGTGATGACCGGCCCCAGCGCCTGGCTGCTTTCGCAATTGCGGGTCGGGGAGCTGGATCTGGTGGTCGGCCGCATGACCGACAGCCCCCAGATTCAGGGCCTTGTTTTCGAGCATTTGTATAACGAGTCAATGACGCTGGTGGTGCGCAGCGACCATCCGCTGCTGGCCGCGCCCCTCAAGCGTGAAAGCCTGGAGCAGTTCCCGCTGGTGCTGCCGCTGGCGGGCACCACTATCCGCAAGTTCGCTGACAGCCTGTTCGTGCAGTGCGGTATCCAGATGCCGCGTCAGCGCCTGGAAACGCTTTCTCTTACACTGAGCCGCCGCTACGTGCAATGCAGCAACGCGATCTGGATCGCGCCGCTGGATGCCGTCTCGCTGGAGTTGAAAGGCGGCACGCTGGTCGAACTGGACATGGGCATTCGTGAGCCAGGCGGCTCGGTCGGGCTGTGCAGCAACCCGGCCCTGCCACTGACCCGCGCGGCGCAATGGTGCGTGGATGAATTGCGCAGTGTCGGGGAGGCGTATCGCGGTGACCAGTATCCATAA
- the pcaH gene encoding protocatechuate 3,4-dioxygenase subunit beta — protein MSAADNSRFVIRDRNWHPKALTPDYKTSILRSPRQALVSIPQSISETSGPDFSHLTFGQHDNDLLLNFNNGGLPIGERILIAGNVCDQYGKPIPHTLVEIWQANAGGRYRHKRDAYLAPIDPNFGGVGRALTDSEGNYSFRTVKPGPYPWRNGPNDWRPAHVHVSISGPSIATRLITQLYFEGDPLIPICPIVKSITNPDAVQSLIARLDLALGNPMDCLAYRFDIVLRGQRKTHFENC, from the coding sequence ATGTCTGCTGCGGACAACAGCCGCTTCGTCATTCGTGACCGAAACTGGCACCCCAAAGCCCTGACCCCGGACTACAAGACTTCGATCCTGCGCTCGCCGCGTCAGGCGCTGGTCAGCATTCCACAATCCATTTCCGAGACATCAGGTCCGGATTTCTCGCATCTGACGTTCGGCCAGCATGACAACGACCTGCTGCTCAATTTCAATAACGGTGGCTTGCCCATCGGCGAGCGCATTCTGATTGCTGGTAACGTTTGTGATCAGTACGGCAAGCCGATTCCCCACACGCTGGTGGAAATCTGGCAGGCCAACGCGGGTGGTCGTTATCGGCACAAACGCGATGCCTATCTGGCACCTATCGACCCCAACTTCGGTGGCGTGGGACGAGCTCTGACCGACAGCGAAGGCAACTACAGCTTTCGCACGGTCAAACCCGGCCCGTACCCTTGGCGCAACGGCCCCAATGACTGGCGTCCGGCCCACGTGCATGTGTCGATCAGCGGCCCGTCGATTGCCACGCGGCTGATTACCCAGTTGTATTTCGAAGGTGATCCATTGATTCCGATCTGCCCGATCGTCAAGTCAATCACCAACCCCGATGCGGTGCAGAGCCTGATCGCGCGACTCGATCTGGCGCTGGGTAACCCGATGGATTGCCTGGCGTATCGCTTTGACATCGTTCTGCGCGGTCAGCGCAAGACCCACTTCGAAAACTGCTGA
- the pcaG gene encoding protocatechuate 3,4-dioxygenase subunit alpha: MPVQLLQETPSQTAGPYVHIGLAPQVAGNPTRELEIWNELVRPDAPGEHIVLLGNVFDGNGHLIRDAYLEFWQADHQGVYHNAFHPDQPFNGFGRTATSDDGQWILKTVKPGSVRNAAGVPMAAHINVSLFARGINIHLQTRLYFDDEAQANASDPVLNLIEQPPRRETLIARRCMHDGQLAYRFDIRVQGEGETVFFDF; encoded by the coding sequence ATGCCCGTACAACTGTTACAGGAAACCCCTTCGCAAACCGCTGGCCCTTACGTGCATATCGGTCTGGCCCCGCAAGTGGCCGGCAACCCGACCCGCGAGCTGGAAATCTGGAACGAGCTTGTCAGGCCTGACGCGCCGGGTGAGCATATCGTGCTGCTGGGCAATGTCTTCGACGGCAATGGCCATCTGATCCGCGATGCGTATCTGGAGTTCTGGCAGGCCGATCATCAGGGCGTTTATCACAACGCATTTCATCCGGACCAGCCGTTCAATGGCTTCGGCCGCACGGCGACCAGCGACGACGGTCAATGGATTCTGAAGACCGTAAAACCGGGTTCGGTGCGTAACGCGGCGGGTGTGCCGATGGCTGCCCACATCAATGTTTCGCTGTTCGCTCGCGGCATCAATATTCATCTGCAGACGCGGCTGTATTTCGACGATGAAGCTCAGGCCAATGCCAGCGACCCGGTGCTGAACCTGATCGAGCAGCCGCCGCGTCGCGAAACCCTGATTGCGCGGCGTTGCATGCACGACGGTCAATTGGCCTATCGTTTTGACATCCGCGTGCAGGGTGAAGGCGAGACGGTATTTTTCGATTTCTGA
- a CDS encoding MFS transporter, whose translation MTLSASGPATGTLDVQVFINAQPLSRYQWRVVALCFLIVFLDGLDTAAMGFIAPALSQDWGIDRASLGPVMSAALIGMVFGALGSGPLADRFGRKWVLVVAVFLFGVFSLASAYSSNIDQLLVLRLLTGLGLGAAMPNATTLLSEYTPERLKSLLVTSMFCGFNLGMACGGFVSAKLIPSMGWHSLLMLGGILPLILAVVLMVWLPESARFLVVRNRGVERIRKVLAPIAPKEVAGVTAFSVPEQKTVSSRNVLKVIFSGTYSAGTLLLWLTYFMGLVIVYLLTSWLPTLMRDSGASLEQSAFIGALFQFGGVLSAVGVGWAMDRYNPHKVIGTAYALAGVFAYLVGQSLGNVAVLATLVLVAGMCINGAQSAMPSLAARFYPTQGRATGVSWMLGIGRFGAILGAWAGATLLGLGWSFEQVLTALVIPAALAALAILIKGWVSHADAT comes from the coding sequence ATGACGCTTTCAGCCAGCGGGCCTGCCACAGGTACGCTCGATGTACAGGTTTTCATCAACGCGCAGCCGTTATCCAGGTATCAGTGGCGAGTGGTCGCCTTGTGTTTTCTGATCGTCTTCCTCGACGGTCTCGACACTGCCGCCATGGGTTTCATTGCTCCGGCACTCAGCCAGGACTGGGGCATTGACCGCGCCAGCCTGGGCCCGGTGATGAGCGCGGCGCTGATCGGCATGGTGTTCGGTGCGCTGGGTTCCGGGCCGTTGGCTGACCGGTTCGGACGCAAGTGGGTGCTGGTTGTCGCCGTGTTCCTGTTCGGTGTGTTCAGTTTGGCGTCCGCCTATAGCAGCAACATCGATCAATTGCTGGTCCTGCGCCTGCTGACCGGGCTGGGTCTGGGGGCAGCGATGCCCAACGCCACCACGCTGCTCTCGGAGTACACCCCGGAGCGGCTCAAGTCGTTACTGGTCACCAGCATGTTCTGCGGTTTCAATCTGGGCATGGCTTGCGGCGGTTTCGTATCGGCCAAACTGATCCCCAGCATGGGCTGGCACAGCCTGCTGATGCTCGGCGGTATCCTGCCGTTGATACTGGCGGTGGTGCTGATGGTCTGGCTGCCGGAGTCGGCGCGCTTTCTGGTGGTGCGCAATCGCGGTGTCGAGCGGATTCGTAAGGTGCTGGCACCGATTGCCCCCAAGGAAGTGGCGGGAGTCACCGCGTTCAGCGTGCCCGAGCAGAAAACCGTGAGCAGCCGCAACGTCCTGAAAGTCATCTTTTCCGGTACGTACAGCGCGGGTACCTTGCTGTTGTGGCTGACCTATTTCATGGGCCTGGTAATCGTTTACCTGCTAACCAGCTGGCTGCCGACACTGATGCGTGACAGTGGCGCGAGCCTGGAGCAGTCGGCGTTCATCGGTGCGTTGTTCCAGTTCGGCGGGGTGCTGAGTGCAGTGGGTGTCGGCTGGGCGATGGACCGTTACAACCCGCACAAGGTGATTGGCACCGCTTACGCGTTGGCGGGTGTGTTTGCGTATCTGGTCGGGCAAAGTCTGGGCAATGTCGCCGTGCTGGCTACGCTGGTGCTGGTGGCGGGCATGTGCATCAATGGCGCGCAGTCGGCAATGCCATCGCTGGCGGCACGTTTTTATCCCACTCAGGGCCGCGCCACAGGTGTGTCGTGGATGCTCGGGATCGGTCGCTTCGGTGCCATCCTGGGCGCATGGGCCGGTGCCACGCTGCTTGGCCTGGGCTGGAGCTTCGAGCAGGTGCTCACGGCGCTGGTGATCCCGGCGGCCTTGGCGGCGCTGGCGATCCTGATCAAGGGCTGGGTCAGTCATGCCGACGCCACCTGA
- a CDS encoding 3-carboxy-cis,cis-muconate cycloisomerase yields the protein MSRPGNQLFDSYFTQADMRGIFSDRGRVQGMLDFEAALARAQARVGLIPASVVADIEHSCRADLFDFDALASAIGSAGNSAIPLVRALGKQIAIRSPEAERYVHMGATSQDVMDSGLVLQIRQAIVLLERDLAQLAEALAEQAQRHAGTPLAGRTWLQQATPVTLGMKIAGWLGAVTRHRQRLEEIQPRLLCLQFGGASGSLAALGDHAFKVAEALASELGLELPEQPWHTQRDRLVEFASLLGMIAGSLGKLGRDVSLLMQTEVGEVFEPSAPGKGGSSTMPHKRNPVGAAVMISAATRAPGLVATMLSAMPQEHERSLGLWHAEWETLPELCCLVSGSLQQALQVIPGLQVDAERMAINLESTKGLVLAEAVSIALAQRIGRDAAHHLVEQCCRRAVEQGAHLRQVLGENPQVSEQFSSDELDRLLDPAHYLGQARHWVERAVAEHTRISR from the coding sequence GTGAGCAGACCGGGCAATCAACTTTTCGACAGCTATTTCACCCAGGCTGACATGCGCGGGATTTTCTCCGACCGAGGCCGGGTGCAGGGCATGCTCGATTTCGAGGCTGCCCTGGCTCGGGCGCAGGCGCGGGTAGGCCTGATTCCGGCCAGTGTCGTGGCCGATATCGAGCACAGCTGTCGTGCCGACCTGTTCGATTTCGACGCGCTGGCCAGCGCCATCGGCAGTGCTGGCAACTCGGCGATTCCGCTGGTCAGGGCGTTGGGCAAGCAGATTGCTATACGCAGCCCTGAAGCCGAGCGTTACGTACACATGGGCGCGACCAGCCAGGATGTGATGGACAGCGGGCTGGTGCTGCAAATACGCCAGGCAATCGTTTTGCTCGAGCGCGACCTGGCGCAACTGGCAGAGGCGTTGGCTGAACAGGCGCAGCGCCATGCGGGTACGCCGCTGGCCGGACGTACCTGGTTACAGCAAGCCACGCCCGTCACGCTGGGGATGAAAATCGCTGGCTGGCTGGGCGCTGTCACTCGCCATCGTCAACGGCTTGAGGAGATTCAACCGCGTCTGTTGTGCCTGCAATTCGGCGGTGCCTCTGGCAGCCTGGCGGCGCTGGGCGATCACGCCTTCAAGGTCGCCGAAGCGCTGGCAAGCGAACTGGGGCTGGAGCTTCCCGAGCAACCCTGGCACACCCAGCGTGATCGTCTGGTGGAGTTTGCCAGCCTGCTGGGCATGATCGCTGGCAGCCTCGGCAAGCTGGGGCGCGACGTCAGCCTGTTGATGCAGACCGAAGTCGGCGAAGTGTTCGAACCCTCTGCGCCGGGCAAGGGCGGCTCTTCGACTATGCCGCACAAGCGCAACCCGGTAGGCGCGGCAGTGATGATCAGCGCAGCAACGCGGGCACCGGGGCTGGTCGCGACCATGCTGAGCGCCATGCCGCAGGAGCACGAGCGCAGCCTGGGCCTGTGGCATGCCGAGTGGGAGACTTTGCCGGAGCTGTGCTGTCTGGTTTCCGGTTCGCTGCAACAGGCGTTGCAGGTGATACCCGGTCTGCAGGTCGATGCCGAGCGCATGGCGATCAATCTGGAGTCCACCAAAGGTCTGGTTCTTGCTGAGGCAGTGAGCATTGCGCTGGCTCAGCGCATCGGGCGCGATGCTGCCCACCATCTGGTAGAACAGTGCTGCCGGCGTGCGGTGGAGCAGGGCGCGCATTTGCGTCAGGTGCTCGGCGAAAACCCGCAGGTCAGCGAGCAGTTTTCTTCCGACGAGCTGGATCGCCTGCTCGATCCGGCCCATTACCTTGGCCAGGCTCGCCATTGGGTCGAGCGCGCCGTGGCCGAACACACAAGGATTTCCCGATGA
- the pcaC gene encoding 4-carboxymuconolactone decarboxylase: protein MTEDERYEAGMQVRRAVLGDAHVDNSLSKLTPFNEEFQEMITRHAWGDIWTRPGLPRHTRSLITIAMLIGMNREGELRLHLKAAKNNGVTREEIKEVLMQSAIYCGIPAANATFHLAEAVWDEMGVESLTEG from the coding sequence ATGACCGAAGACGAACGTTACGAAGCCGGCATGCAGGTGCGCCGCGCGGTGCTGGGTGACGCGCATGTCGATAACAGCCTGAGCAAACTGACGCCGTTCAATGAAGAATTCCAGGAGATGATCACCCGTCACGCCTGGGGCGATATCTGGACGCGTCCGGGGTTGCCGCGCCATACGCGTAGCCTGATCACCATTGCCATGCTGATCGGCATGAATCGCGAGGGCGAATTGCGTCTGCATCTGAAAGCCGCAAAAAACAACGGGGTGACCCGCGAAGAGATCAAGGAAGTGCTCATGCAGAGCGCGATCTACTGCGGCATCCCGGCGGCCAATGCAACGTTTCACCTGGCCGAAGCGGTCTGGGACGAAATGGGCGTGGAGTCGTTGACGGAAGGCTGA